The sequence CATCGATGGCCAGTTGGTCGGCCAAGGCCGTCGAGCCCCCGGCCCGGACGGCACCGGAGTCCCGCTCCGTCGCATCCAGCTCGGCTCCCGGTTTCCCGAAGAGGAGGACGCAACCAACGTTCGCCCGCCCTACAGCTATGAGTTCTTCTGGTTCGACGATGTCGAACTGAGCACCGCCTCGCCCTGCCACGAGCCCCGGGCCGACGTCGACGGAGATACCGATGTCGACCAGGTCGATTTCGGTCTGTTTCAGCGATGCTACACAGGACCCAGTCCCATCACTCCCTACGATCTGACCGCCTGCGGATGCCTGGATATCGATGCCGATTGGACCATCGGCGCGACCGACCTGGACTCGTTCTCGTCCTGCTACTCCGGCCCAACCCTGGGGGCTGACGCCAGCTGCGATGCGGGAACGCCGCTGCCCTAGCCTCGCGATGCCCGACGGAGGCGACCATGCTCTGTGCCACACTCCTGACCACGATCGCGGCCGCGGCGCTGCCTTCGGCCACGACCCAGCTTCCGTTCTACGAGAACTTCGAGCCAGTGAAGCTGGACGGCACGAGCTGGAGCTTCCTGACCGAGTGGCTCGCGTGCGATTCGCCGGCAAATCGAAAGACCACTTGTCCGGTGGATCCGATGCTCCCCAAGGGTTGGCCCAACCCCGCCCCAAACGATGCCCAGACCTGGGGACCTTACAAGTTTGAGACCTGGCCGGACAAGGACACCGGCGGTCGGGTCTTCTCCGGCCAACGTTCCGGCCGCCAGCCGATCTGGGACCCCATGTGGGCCGCGATCCTCCACGTATTCGATCCGCCGCTCGAACCCGGCCATCTGCGGGCCAAGACCCAGTTCTACGACCCGGCCGACATCCTGTGCGACTGCGATCCTTGGGGACCACCCTCCCGACCGAATTTCGACGACCACGGCTGGCTCATCCTGACCGAACCCAATCGCACCGAGTACTTCGTGCTTGCCGTGGACTCCAAGATCAGTTGGGAGTACTACTCCTGGGCGACGATGGCCGACGGCTGGCACCTCACGCCGGTTCCGCGGACCCAGGGCTGGCACCGGCTGGAGATCGTCGTCCATCCGTACTCGGGCGCGGTCGGCGATGTCGAGTTCCTGATCGACGGCATGGTCATCAGTCAGGGCCGGCGGATGCCCGGCCAGGGCGACGGCATCGACGTCACTTGGCTGCGTCTCGGGGGCGATCCCCGGCTGCTCACCGAGGGGTACCTGACCAACACCTTCGAGGAGTTTTGGTACGACGAGGTCGCTCTGACCTTCTGCCGAAACGAACCCCGGTTCGATGCCGATCGCGATGGCGACGTCGACCACGCCGACTTCGGCATCTTGCAGGCCTGCCTTTCCGGCCCGGCCAATGCATTCGTGGCCAACCCGCCCTTCAACGGCAGCGCCTGCCAATGCCTCGATGCCGACGGCGACCGGGACGCAGACGCCGACGATCTGGCGGTCTTCACCCGCTGCTACTCCGGCCCGGCCATTCCCGCCCTCCGAGGCTGCGACAACCCGGCGCCGTGATACCACGGCTTCTGTCGCCCCTCACCACCCGATACCACTACAGCTCCAGCCACAACTCGAGCAGTTAATCGTGTTAATGGGGAGCAACGCAACTTCAGTATTCATAAACACTTGCTAACCGATGACGTTGCTTCGTCTCCGCCGTGGTGTTAGAATGAAGATCAGGAATCGCAGAGCGTGTCACCATCGGCTCATGGAGGCTTGTGAATCCGTCGGTTGCTCCCGCCGTACCCGCGTAGGCCTGTGACGACGCCCCGGAAGACCGCCACCCTGCCCGAAGGAGGTTTGTGATGAGATCTCACTTGATTGTCTGTCTGCTTGCCACCCTGGCAGCCGCCGATTCCGCCAGCGCCCAGCGGGTCTGGTACCTGAAGCCAGACCGATTCGACGGCAACTGGCACAGTGAAGCCGCCGGCGGCTATGACGATGGCACGCCGATGTTCGACGGCCGCTACTGGTGGGGCCAGGGGTTCGATGGCGTCCGCCGGGCCTACTGGAAGTTCGACAACAACGACAATTGCCTGGGGCCGGAGATCCCCGACGAGCCAAACATCTACAAGATCGAGTACTTCGTGCCTTCCGCCCATGCCACGGCCTACTCTCCGCTGGAAGTCATCATGGACGGCTACGACCAGTGGAAGTATTGGGATCCCAATGTCCCGTGGAACGGCCAGTACGGCACCAACCGCCAGTGGATCCAGACCAACGAGAACAACCAGGGGCGGTGGATGGACACCGGCCCGGGACCACAGTGTCCCAACTGGGATGCGGGCCTGCCCTATCCCCGCTGCGGCGCCAGCGGTAACGGTGGCTTCGTTTGGCTCAAACGCGGGTCGGTGATGTACGTCATGTTCAACCACGCCTGGTACGATGACGCCAGCGAGGTGGGCGTTTCTGCCCTGCGGATCACGGAGATGAACCCTATCCAGACCGGGGTCTGTGGTCCGCCCGCGGCCGGGGGTCCGCTCGACTTGGGCTGCGTCGGCAACGCCGATGCCCTACTCGGCGTCGGCTCGGACACCACCTCCTCCGACGACAACGATCGTTTTGCCAACGGCGAGCGGAGCATGATCGCCAAGGACGATCACACCCTGGGGGCCGAGGGCTACGTCCGGCCATGCCAGGATCACCTCGACCCAAGTCTCCTGCCCACGCCGCTGACGCCCGGCTTGCCCCCGAATGGGGTATTCACCGTCCAGATCCCGGGCTCACCCCGGTTTCAGCTCCGCTATGATGGATGGAATTCCATCAAATGGGATGGTGGGGACACCTTGGCAGGTCCTTTCCGCCCCGAGAACGTCTTCGTGCTCAACCCGGATGGTCCGCGCGAGTTCCTGCCCGGCCCCTACGCTCAGATTCACCTTCTGACTGTGGGCAACGGAGACAACAACGGAGAACTAGTCGTCGAGGCGATCTACAACGATCAGACCGTCGATTCCCGGGCTTTCAAGCTGTACAACTGGTTCGGGACGGACGGGGACGATAATTCTCAGGCTGTAGGCGTGGGTGGCCGATTAAGGAGTAGTGGACCGGACGTGGTCGGCTTTCAGCGGGTTCGGCACAACGGGACGAACCAAAGCGGCGGCAACCATGACGGAGCGTTTCTCCTTTACCACGCGGCCCAGATCGATGCCCGGAAAACCCTGAGCCGGATCCGATTGCGGATTCAGGCGGACGAGCGGGGTTTGGGCGGTCGGATCGCCGTGGTGGGGGTGTCGCTGGACAAGAGTTCCTGCCACGCGCCGGTCTTTGACGCAGCCGGTTCGGGGACGGATGGTACCGAGCCGGACGGGGCGGTCGATCAGCGGGACTTTGGCGTCCTCCAGACCTGTCTTTACGGCACATCGCCGTTCGATTCCGGGGTATGTGCCTGTTTCGACGTGGTGGGGGACGGGGTCATCGACGGTTCCGACTTGGACCGGTTTTTGAAGTGCTGGACGGGACCGGCTCCGGCAGCCCCGGTGCCCGCGGACTGTGCGAAGTGAGGTAAGCCAGGCAAGTGTGATAGTTGTGATGTTCCCCCGGGGGCAGGGGAGAGCCAGACCTTCCTGGCTCGTTGACTGAGGATGCCAAGGCGTCGAATGTGACCGGTAACCTCTTGAAAGACGCGATGGAATCGGCTAGAGTCTAGTAGTCAGGATTAGCCCGTCGAGGAAGCCCTTACAAGGAGTATCACATGGCCCGCCGACCAGTGATCTGGTTACTGCTGCAACGTTGTCGTGCTCGGAAGTCTCCGCCCCTCGGATTTACCCTTATAGAGGTACTGGTGGTCGTCGCGATCATCGCCCTCCTGATCGCGATCCTGCTCCCGTCCCTCAAGATGGCCCGGGACCAGGCCCAGGCGGCGGTGTGCGGCAGTAACATGGGTCAGGCGGTCAAGGGAGCGATCCTGCATCTGACCGAGACCAACATGCGTAAGGAGCGGTGGAGCACCAACTATGGTTGGGCCACCTACTCGATGAGGGCGAATGGCGGGCAGTCGGATCTGTTTGTCTGCCCGGCGGACGCCAATCCTCGACCGACCGCCGCGGTCCTCGCCCGCGTCTGGGCGGGTTCCATCGATCGCGGGATCACTTCCGGCGATGCCATCTTCAACCACGTCTACAACGCAGGCGGTGGCGTATGGCAGACAGATGTCCAGGACTCGGTGGTGGGAGATGAGTTCGGCGGCGACGCCTTCAGCTTTACGGACATTGACCTGCTTATCGGCTACAACGTGAGTACTGCAAAGCAGAGGTTCGCCGCCGGCTATGTGGCCGAGAAGGAATCGGCCGACAATTTTGACGTGATGAGCTACAAGGGCGAACCCCTGTGGAAGATGGCCGGGGGCGGCAGCGGAAACCGCACCATCCCGATCATGTGGATGAGCCATTCGGCCAATGCCAGTTCGGGCCTCAGGAACGTCCGGGGCATCCCGGCGCTGATCGTTGAAGGCGGCAAGCCGGGTATCTTCCCGCAGCGTCTGTGGAAGAAGACCACTCCCGTCAGTGGGACGCCGGAGAGTCTGCCGGCCGCACTCCGGTTCCGCCACGGGGGCAAGAACAAGGACCCGCTCATGTCCGGTAAGGACTTCACCAAACGCGGCTCATCGCCTCCTCTGGACATGAAGTACGAGCCCGCCACCAAGATGAACGTTGGTTTCCTGGACGGTCATGTCCAGCGAATGACCGACGATCAGCTGATGGACAAGTCGAAGGCCGGGTATCCCGCCAGGGGACCGGTTTGGTACCCCGGACAGAGGTCGGACGAGGGGTTCTTTGACTGACCGACCCCACCGGGGGCAGCAACCGACGTCCGAAAACTAAGCCAGAAGTCCGTTGCAGCATAGCAGGAGGGGACAGGCATCCCTGACCGATTGAGTGGGGGGTAAGGGACTGACTATAATTGAATAGCCGAGAGCGGTTCTGCCCTGGATGGAGAGCACGCCCTTGCCGATGGAGGGGGAAGGTGCTCTCAACGGGCGGGGAAGCTCTCCACGGTGTTCTCCAGGCGGTTTCACGATGGCCTGAGTGGTTCTGACACCATCGCATCATCGTGTGTAACCGCGTGGCGACGTCGCAGCCGCGGATTGGCGGAGGCGATCCAGCCACGACCGAAAGGAGAGCCCTATGGGTGAGCCTCTCGTTCGATCCATGCGTCGACCTCCCCGCCACCCATCCGGCTTCAGGGGACTGGGCTTCACGCTAATCGAAGTCCTGGTCGTCGTGGCCATCATCGATCTGATGATCGGCTACAACGCCACCACCGCCAAGCAACGATTCAGCGACGGCTATGTAGCCGAGAAAGAAGCGGGCTGGCATTTCGATGTGCTCAGCTACAAGGGGGAGCTCCTGTGGCAGAACGCCGTGCCCGGTAGTGGCAACCGCGTTGTCCCCATCCTGTGGATGATCAAGGACGCCAACCCGCTCACGGCGCCTATTCCGAACGGACAGGTCTGGTTCGGCGGCCGGCGAGGCGGCGAAGCCTCGTTCGACTGAGGACACGAGTTCCTGACGAGGGGAATGGACATGCGGAGTATCGACGGGGGGATCGCACTCGTCTCGTGGTTGCTTGTGGCGTCGAGTCTGCCGGCGGAGGAGCTAGCCCCGGGAGTCACGTACACCGTCCACGCGGCTCCCGGGCCAACCACGGTCTATGTGGTCAAGATCGACCGGCTCCGGGCCGAATACAAGCTGCAACTCGGCTGGTCGCAAGGAAAACGCAACTATACGGCGAGAGAAACGGTCGATATCATCGCCAATCGCTATGATCAACCAGCTGGCGAGGACGTGATCTCAGCGGTCAATGCGTCCTATTTCGACGGGGTCACGGCCCCAAGGCTGATCGGCATCGGTCAGAGCGACGGCCAGATGCTGGATACACCCAGCTTCAACGCCGGCTACACCTACCACACGCTCATGGTCGGACCCGCTCGGCAGCCAACCATCCGCACCAACTTCGGTCACAGCCTCGGCACGCTGACTCTCCCTGATGGCCACACCATGCCGCTGACTCAATACAACTACTCCATGGGCGGCCCGCTGTACCCGGTCAACGGAATCGTCGCGTTCACCCCCGGATTTGACAGTTCGACGCGCAGCAGTTTCATCTCCCCTTCGATCGCCGTCGAAGTCGTCTTGAGTGAGGTGAGCTATCCCATGC comes from Phycisphaerae bacterium and encodes:
- a CDS encoding prepilin-type N-terminal cleavage/methylation domain-containing protein → MARRPVIWLLLQRCRARKSPPLGFTLIEVLVVVAIIALLIAILLPSLKMARDQAQAAVCGSNMGQAVKGAILHLTETNMRKERWSTNYGWATYSMRANGGQSDLFVCPADANPRPTAAVLARVWAGSIDRGITSGDAIFNHVYNAGGGVWQTDVQDSVVGDEFGGDAFSFTDIDLLIGYNVSTAKQRFAAGYVAEKESADNFDVMSYKGEPLWKMAGGGSGNRTIPIMWMSHSANASSGLRNVRGIPALIVEGGKPGIFPQRLWKKTTPVSGTPESLPAALRFRHGGKNKDPLMSGKDFTKRGSSPPLDMKYEPATKMNVGFLDGHVQRMTDDQLMDKSKAGYPARGPVWYPGQRSDEGFFD
- a CDS encoding type II secretion system protein, giving the protein MGEPLVRSMRRPPRHPSGFRGLGFTLIEVLVVVAIIDLMIGYNATTAKQRFSDGYVAEKEAGWHFDVLSYKGELLWQNAVPGSGNRVVPILWMIKDANPLTAPIPNGQVWFGGRRGGEASFD